The region AACGATTCACCTCCACCCATTTGGCGACTGGGTTTTAAaaatggtgtttttgtttttcatagtAAATAACTGATTCATGCAATAAATTCATGTCATAACTGACACAAACCTAAGTAAAACCCGAATATTATTTTTACTGAAGTGAGCTCTAACATTCTGTACTTATGTCATACAACATTCTGTATATAGTATATCTCCACAATGTTCTGAAGAACCACACGGCCCATGCTTGCGAAGGagacacactcaccattgagtGTCCTGCCAGGACGTCTGTGGCCGTCTTATCAGCCTTCTTTGGACGCCGCGTTCCTCAACACTATTTGTGTCCCAGCCAGAAGACAAATCTAACCGAGGACGTAGAGTGTTCTTCTCCGGTCGCTATCAAGGTGAATGTTGTGGTAATGAGGCACATTTGCTGTTATGGGAAAATgattgtattttgtgttgtggTATTTGATGTAGAAAGTGCTGGCAGAGTGTCAGGATGAGCGGTCCTGTCAAATTTCTGTGCTTGGCCCCGTGTTTGGGCATGACCCCTGCCCATTCACCAGCAAGTACCTTTTAGTGTACTACAAGTGCAGACCAGGTAAGAAGAAAATGGAGAGGATGAGTGGAACGTTGTCTGGCGAGTTGGCAAACTCAAATActcttaaaaatattttctgcatTAATTCAATTGATAATATGATGCTCCTCATTGTGTGCAcaccttggccacctggggggggggttataatACCGATACAAATATACaagtttgtggacaaaatcacagCTATCCAGTAAGCTGCTGCAATATTAGACAATTTTTCACAGAGGATacagaatatatgcctgtgagtattgttatGTCTTACTATATGTGTTGCTCCATCATTTGTGTTTAAATATGTTAAAGAATAATAACACCCTGACACTGATGCCGTTGCTTGGCATTTTGCACGATTGTTAGCATTGAGTTAAGCAAACTTAAAGCAATGCGATTGTTTCAAATACACAAGTAATATTACAAATGATTTTACGTGAAATCTCTGTGTCTTTCTGTAATTTCAGTGCACCACCGAACGAGACTGGTGTGTGAGAATGAACGCTTGAGGCTGGCGTGTAAAAATGACACCGTACTGGCCATCTACTCAGCCACCTTTGGACACCTGCTACATGGAAGCCCACTTTGTCCTCAGGGAGGGGGTTCATTGGTGGACATGGGTCAGCAACACTTGCAGTGCAACAAAGCGAGCGGTGTTAATAGTATCGTCGACGAACCAGAGCTCATTGTTTGACTTCTCTTGCGTTGGAAATCTGTGGTGTGCTAACAGAAATGCTACCAAATGAAGAGAATAGAGTCTGGAATAAACATAATACAACTTTCTTGAAACATTTAAGTCGTGAATGTGGATTCATGCTTCTGATATTCGGTTGACTTGACTTAAAGTACGAACTACTGGTGAAAGCGCTACAATTGTGCATTTCAGAGTGTTTGTCGGCATCCGCTCTGAGGAGGGTTTCTCGTCGATGTCACGGTCGAGCAAACTGTTCAGTGCTGGCTGACACTCAAACCTTTGGGGACCCGTGTTTCCCTGACACCAGGAAACACCTGCGAGTGTCCTACACTTGTGGTGAGAAGCCAACTGTCATTTAATACATGCTTTTTGTCACTTATACTTGCACATGATGCTTTACCTCCACCAAGACAAAAAGTGTTTACGGATCAGTGTTTTCCAACCTTTTTCTCACAGCACATGACTAAACAGATTATTTATCTAGTGCCCAGGTATCTTTTGGAAGACGTTGGAAGAGGCACAACAGATCCTTTCATGATTTCAGACTACACACATGGTGAGTGTAAACTGCTATACCACTACTACACACACATTCAAGTTTTTGGAAGCACACACTTTGATTGGCGTCTGAGCCTAGGCCCCTTTACACCTGCAGGTGGATGGTACACTGGCCCCACCTACAGGCCCCAAAATGTGCTACTAACCAACTTTATGGAGATGGTAGAAAAAATGTTGGGTATGTGTGCACTGATTTATCATATCAGGTGGTGTTCTCGGTATCTGATTTAGTATGCTGTTTATGAAAAACCAGGGACTGATTCAACATCACATTTTACTGCATGTGGCTTGCTCACCAAGTTTCTAACAGAGGTAaacaaatgtttaattttttagGACTCAGATTTTTGCCGTGTGTCTGTCGGGGAATGGGGGTTACAGTATTATTAAATTGATGATTCATTATCAAGATGTGACCCTCAGAAGGCGCTACTTAAATCTGATATTAACTTgttaatataattaaataatcccTGCACACTCACAGTCATACACCATCCCTTGTGATAATTCAACAGCAAATATAAAAGGATGATGTGTTTTTAGTATATTATGTTAAGAAACACTGACCTTTCAATTGTTTATACAAAAATTATTGGATTTCTGGAAAGCCTTGGGAACTGTCTCCCTGGAAGCGTGTGGGCTGAGCAGTGGTTCATTAAGGCATGTCCACCACCAGAGGTCAGGGAATGTGCTCCTTAGGGTATGTTGCAAAAGCATGTCATATGAATGAGATATTAAGacacttggggaaaaaaaactaattcaaaATCCCAGTGGTGCAGCAACATCTGCAGGTACTTACGTTCAGACCAAATTGGGTTCAATTTTGGTGGTTTACTtccttatttatttcatttgacaGTTGCATGTAGTCAACAGTAATTTGTGATATACCTGCTTTCCTTTTCAGGTGTGCCTGAGCGAGTGGCTCTGTATTTCGTCTCCGGGATCTGTGCCGGTCTGGTTTTCCTGCTCTGTCTCTTTGGAGTACGCTCCACATTGGTGAAAGACGTGAAGGAGCTTGTGTCAGATCTGCACGATGAGCTGAAAGCATCGAGCAGAGAGCACAAGGACCTCACGGAAGACCTCTACGACAATGACGAACTCTCGCTCTCAGATGCTTCGTCGTTTCGTCGCCTCACTCAGTCGTACCACATGAGGGATATGCTCGCTCCCGCTACGCTGACCCTGGAAATGATGGCACAGGGTGCTGAACACACCACAGAGCTGCCCAATGGAGATATTTGGCCACATCCAAACACCAATCCTTATGCCATTCACCAGATTACTAATTACAATTAATCTCATTTTTAACCCGACAGAAGTACCCTAATTTCATTCGTTCATCTTGAAATTTGATTACTTTTGCATAGGAGCCTGCAAAAGACACGATAATTCGTCCAGGTGCTACATGGTTTGTGTGCCCAGAGTTCCTGTAAAAACATACTGTTGTACCTTACGGGTGGGAATGTGGGGATCTTAAAAATGCAAAAGTCTCCTTGTCGTGTGTAATCTTGGACAGTGGTAACAGTTCCATGTTGGGAACTATAAGCAGTCCTGACAATTGTTTTTGCTTCCACCACAATGGCACAGGTTCCAGCAAAAACATTCTCCTATTGCTATTTGGGGGAATTTTGAAAATTCCTAGTCACATATTGTTAATCATTTTCCATCCattattaatgtttttttttattatgggcTGAAATCGAGGACAATTTACGGACTACCCACACCTACTTGGTGAAGGCATAGTATTTTGAATTAGTGTAAACTAAATATATCAACATGGTACCTAAATACACATGTGTTCCATGTCCTCAAGCGATTGTTCTCATTCGGGTTGTGTGTGAAGGGATCTATGCCAATTTGGGGAGAGGCGAGGTACACCACGAACTGCCACCACTTTCCGTCACTCCTGTTTGGCTTGATACAACACTTTCTGCTTTATTATTAAGCACAGGACTACTCCATACAAAAGGAGAAACCAAATCAATCACAAATTCCATTGCTTTCTGCAATGTTCCTTTGATTATGATAATATTACTTTGAAATATATGAGACATTGAGTCATTATATGAGTCATTTTAGGTGTTTCTCACAACCTTAAACTATAAAAGACATGACAGCATTGTTTTTTGTGAACGCCTTAGTGACACACTTTCATGTCATGAACATACCGTACCACCCCCAGACAGGAAGGTCTGATCTGACatttgaactgtgaggcagaactACGAATCATTCGGCCCACTGTCCTGCCACGTCCACACAGGGAAATTTGAGTTGGCAATGTTTCTTAAAACAAGTACAGGCTGACAAGAATCAAAGTCAAtaatacattttgcattttagatcTAGTATAATGCTTTGCTACAAAATAGTTACTACTCTTTGTCTTCAGTCTGATTATTTAAAGGTTTTGTAACAGGTTTTAGTGGACCGAATTTACTTTTCTTTTCGTTCACACGAGGAGTGCAATGCGTGGCTGTCTTTCCCCTCCTAGCTTAGTGTTGCCatggacacgcaactcataaggGGTGTGTTGTATATACCGAGGGTCATATCTATGACATACAGTGACAGCCTGTAATAGTATTTATGTGGTTGTCGTTTGCAGAGTTATATCGTGTTTCTTACATCAATTGTTTGAATGAGGTACACAATTGCACAAACCATGTTATATTTTAACTCCACAACATTACATGAACAAATCAAAAGCCTGAAATGAATACATTTCTCCACATTTTACTGTACATCGGTCAAGTCACATTCATGCTTTACAAATAAGAAGTGGAACTTGTAAccgattattttttaattttctcgAGCCTCCTCTCTTGTCTCGTGTCCTTGATTGTGTCAATACTCCCCAATTATAGAGTAAACAAATCGCAGGCGCTAGAACATTTTGTGTAGGCCAGAGAGAACCATTCCCTTTCAAAGACAGATAAATAAACATCATCTATAGTGGATGCAGTCACACATCGTAAGATGGCACCGTACGATCTTTTGCAACTCCTCCCTTATCTTTGTCCTTACcaaaggagaaagaaaaaactcCAATAGTCGGCTCTTCCCCGACTTCTCCTCCCTTAACAGCTGTGATGAGACAACCTTGCTGGCGATCTGTGTTGCTGCCAGGCAGTATGTTGGGAGAGGGAGTTGGAGTCCAGGTGTACAATGCCTCGCCCTCGGGACACGATGGTAGACCCTTGCTGAGGTagctggggctcgggctggcCGAGGACGGCAAAGTACGCTGACTGCCGTTCAAGCAGCCGGGGGGTTGATCATTGGAGCCTTTGCGTGAATGTCCGGAGGAGCTGAATGTTGAGGAACGGTAATTATATGAAGTCCACCTGGGACGTTTGCGCTGATGACACTGGCACCGCAGGATGCGAATGAAGGCCACTTTGAACTCACGGCTATAGCAAGGGTAGATGATGGGATTTAGGCAGCTGTTGAAGTAGCCCAACCAGAAGATCACCTTGAAGAGGACGTCAGGTGGGCGCAGGTTCACATTGAAAGAGCCTGCGCAATAAAACACAGAGCAAAAGATGTCATTTCATACAGATGCCACAGCATGTGCCGTAACTCACGCTATCTTTGTAACGTACATCAATGTGAGCGATGTACAGACAGAACAATGAAAAGTTCTTCCAATGGAAAACAGTGTAAAAAAACTGACCTGTGTATTTTATGTGACCTTTTTGCTTGCTAGTTTGCGACATTTAGTTTAgtatggaaaaaaaaggggatAATACTTTGAACATTATATCCTTTTTCTGGAATGTCTTAAGTTAAAGTCAAATTAAAACTAACTCTGTGGcgtgtcaagaaaaaaaaaagagaaaaatgttacAAGTCCAAATATTGCTGGACCTGCACACAGTGTATAATCTCATGGGCTGCATCCTATTAGAGTGCATGTGTGGCCCATTGCATTTTAATGCCATGGCCTCGTTGTCCATAATTTAATCTTCCTCAGAAATCTGTCCTTATTTAAAGTGTTCATTTCCATCTGCTGGCAATGCTTTACTGAGAGTATCTCACCTGACGGAGACATTCTAAATGTTTTACAACTAGCTTCCATTGCATAAATTCTGTCTTGAGCAATTGGGGCCTGTGTCCAAGTCAAGCTGATGTAACTTTTTTTCCTACTAGCCCATAGATGGCAGCATTGACACAGAGACAGTACATAGTTAACATTACACAGATTACATCCGGAGTCTTGTTTGGACCAAACACTAGAGCACTGAATCAGAACAACAATGTGACATGAGAAACAGGAAGGCCACAGGAAATGTTTCCTTAATTGGCCTGAAAATTTATTTACCACATGTAAAGCATGCAGAAcaatgctcttccactagataGCAGAAGGTGCAAATATACAGTTCAGTGAACCACCGCATAGTCAAGATTTGGCATTCAAGAATTTGGCTATTCTTggatatttttttgggggtaacCTAGCCTCAGTTATTTGCTGAAAAACTCACTCATTTGCTGTATTATGCTCCATCCTGTAGTAttttaaacaacaacaatttgatTTGAGCTGAGGAGCTCATCCATTTTGACAAAAGTGGTCTGTTGCTAACTGTAAAGGCAAAGTACAAATAAAACAATCACAGCTTTGTCATCAAAACCTAATTTGGACCACAACATACATCCAGAGGATACTATGATGAGGACATGACTAAGCATTTTGACTCAGTTATCCAAACACAATGACTTCTCACTCTGATAGCACtgacatgtttatttatttttgagaaGGATTTGTAAGGATTTTGAGAACAAAAATGGGTTTTGCAGGGTACCCATgatattttttccatttgtacAAATTGTTTTGAGAAACACCTGCTGTTCTGCAAATGTCAAATTTTATCTGAGAAATGTACCAAAGCAACTGTGTTCTGGCTTCATAGTGCTCTACATTTACGATGAGTAAATGCAgacctctgccaaaatgtttgttgGATTTACTGTGTCGTGAATGAAAATGTCTGGCTCAGGCCCCAAATGTAATGAGTTCTTTCATTTAAGCTGTTACAGTCTTCATAAAATAACTGTCTGGGTAATTGCATTGCAATTTTACtatcaaattaaatgaatgcTTGACCTCAGTAGAGGAGTTGCTAATGCAGTGATTATTTGAACCTAAGTCAAATTAATTGGGGCCTACACATAAAGTGTTTgttgttaatttttttgtatAAAGCTCTTTGGTGCACCTCTCTCGAGTCAAGCATTTACTGTAATGTTATTGTGCAATAGCAAATATTATTACTATGTTTATGGTGGTGCCAGTTATCACTTATGTCAGCTTACGCAACATGAATTCCTTTGTGTAAAGTTGCTCTCGCTTATAGTTCTTCTTGTTGATGCTTGTCCATCTTTTGGAAATCAACAAATGATCGAGCAAACAGACAAATGaacaaaacagacaaataaATTCTCCATGTGCAAAGTCTaggaaaatatataaaaaaagccaAATCCACTCATGCAACACAGTTCGATTAGACTTTGCACCCGACTTGCGCTGTGCATGGAAATAGGGCCGATGGGTTATTCCTTTGACGGATTTAAAGTTTGTGACTTTACAAATTGCTCAACTTTAGGAGTATTGCACTGTGTTGGCTCTTGTGCCCCATCAGATTTCACTGATGTCATTATTGTGATGCCCACTCTTCCAAATGGAGTGAGTCTCAAATTCAGACTCGGGGTATTCGAGATAGCTTGAGGGTCAATGAAATgtcgtttaaaaaaacaacaaaacaattatTCTTCAGACCTTCAAATAGCTACCTATCCACTACCATAACGAATACAAACTCAGCCTTCTTACACGGCGATACCCCCTTAAACCTTAGCGAGCCTCCAGACGGCGTTCCAGCAAGCGTAAAGTTTGAACGATTTTCTGGAAAGAACTTTCTTAACAGCTGGAACGAACATTAGGACGCGTCATCTTGAGTCTAGTTAGTCTTCTTGTAGCACAATTGatctatattttttcttttcacaatacATCATGACAGAACTGGTTGACCCAGTGAGAATGGCCATTATACAGTGCACTTTACTTTTCCTATATTTTGATGTGGCAAAGCCATATACCAACAttgattaaataataaataagggCACAAAAAGCATACAGCTGTAAGAgaagaaatttgaaaaagtttAAAGAAGGATGAATAGTTTTAATGGGCACTGTACATCCAAAGCTGCTTGTACTGAATTTGGAAGCTGTTTCATAAGCATGCCCTAATTACAAATAATCCATCCTAATCTAAAGGGACAGAACTTGATTTGCTCTTCTAGGCTGCTCTCCAAAAACATCAACATGATGACATTTATGGAAAATTGGTTTTAACCTGTTTTATCAAGCGTGCAGCCCCATGACCCGTGGCCAATTTTACTCTCCACTGCTTTGTAACACAGCTTTTCGCTTTGCTCTTATACACACTTCTGATAATCCTTGGTGCACACAGCAACGCACGAACACACATGCAAATAATATTTCTTCTAAAAATGCTTTCGCACAGATAAAATTGATTCACACGTTCAACTGTTTCTGTCACATTCGGAAGCGCGCTGCTTGCACCATTGAATGCAAGCCTTTCACAGGACATTAGTGCCTGTTTGGGGTGTTAAAGAGCTTGCGGGCATAATGTGCCGTGAAGTAACACATGTATCCCCTGAGGACTAATGATTCCTCTACCACTAATGAGTATGACACAGCtcattgaaagaaaataaagaaatatgCTTCTTGTGTAGCATGTTCAAAACAATTTGTTagcagagttttttttccagttgggGCAGACTTAACTGAACTGTTTATGCATTTGTCTTCCAGTGATAACGCGCGGATTATTGCGCCATGCAGTGTTTGATGTAAATTTTATGAATTTTGATGAGAGTCATATGTGGTTGAATTCTTGTGAATTAGAACAAAGTCAGCTTTTCTAGATTTTCACGTGTTCTCATTTTGTAGCATTAATTGCCTTTGTTACAGCAATGATGTCATCGTTTTATTAGTGtgaaaggccttcacacttatgttattatGTGTATAtgtttgccatggtttctgttggcgtcgcccctcccctcctgtgtgcccatgattggtgtgatcattctcacctaccTCTctttacctgtcgtgtatttaagtcctgtctgcctctcACGCCCCTTTTGGATTGTTCTTGTCTGTAGTCTCGGCTGTCGTCTTGTTTCTCGTCGTTTTGCCTCGTCTTTCTGTTTGGTTAGTTTCTCTGCAATTTGGTCTGTCGGTTACCCCTGTTTCTCTGCTTCTgttatgttagtttgccggttctgttggtttgttcccctgatcctcccttccaactaccttttccctcaTTAAACCCTggtcaagctgcatttggtcgcccagctccacTCATTCCGTGACGAATGACTGCTTTGTGAGTATTCATTACAAAATTTGAGGCTAAATGGGTGTATCTAGTTTCAGGAAACCTGCCTTGAATAGCACTcccttaaatttttttttttttagatattaaCATTTGCAGAACAAATTTTGCCACAGCTTATAGTAGGTGTAAAAAAAATTGCACTGATTCAAAATCTGATAATGGGCTACTTTTAACTTCTAGTGTCTAAAAGTTCAAGATTTATATTAACAGGTAAGTCAAATAGAAAAAGGAAACTGAGTTGTCTGCAGTACATTAAATCTATCTACCTACATACCTACCTTGTGGATAtagtaccataattttcggactataagtcactattttgggcattttatggctggtgcgatttatagtccaaaaattacgctATACACATTTGAGCCATTTTTCTTTCTAGTTTTAATTGAAATGGAACATTTCTGTATCACTAACATCACAACAGCTGAATGagctgcatttctttttttttttttttgtaaagctcAATTTCATGCAAGTTAAAAGTGGTCAGGAAGTCAGGTCGTGTGATGTCCCATCACACTGAATCAGTATGCTCCCCCAGAGATGGTGGCCAGAAATGCCCTCAGACGTTATTTGGCAGTTGGTCTGTCAGCTTGTTACACAAAGAGCACCCACTACTGTGTGCTCCGCGAAGTCTCTTCCCTCTTTAAATAACAACTCGAGTAATTGTTTCTTGCTTTTTACTTCTGACAGTGAATAACGGCGAAGCAATCCCTGCTGTGGGATACTGTTTTCTCAAACTTGAGGAAGACACACTGTCCACAGACACTGATGTGGTTTGCACATTTACCAATATAATACACTGCGACATTAGGTCATGACCTGATCTTACATAAGCTTCAGCCTTGGAATGCTTTTTACTCTGATTTTGTGGAGTGCACGATTCATCTCCTGGCAAACATTTACATCGACTTGTACTTGTTGAATGGGTGAATATAGCTAGAACTGACACAAGTGGCAATAAGCTATAAGATGACGCGTTAAGAAATTTTGTAAATGTCTTACTTGTGCACGTACTTACTCTCAAAGCAGGCATATGTCAATCTCAGAACGAAGGGCGTTTGGTGTTCTCGTTACAAGTAACCAAACATTTGCTCAAGCCAGTGCATTAAAACTCTCATAGTTTACGTTATATTAGGAGGTTGTCGATCTTAACATGTCCACTTGGTCGAAGTGAAATatcaattgaaataattgaattgAAATAAACTGTGAAGGTGCATATGAGCTGACATTGGCTTTAAATGTCCTATGTCCACCATATCAGTGCTCTCATAATTTACTGTTTGCCTGGTTGCAGTGTGGGAACTTGTCTAATGTATATTTCTAGCCAAATAAAGTCGGTTAAGCTTAATAATAGTAAATATAAAGTTTATTGGGAAATCTCAGGTTTTGGGATGTGAAATTAGAAAGTTTCAAAATAACATGATATTTAttttggaggcggggctcgaaggcgagcgtctggtggccgggcctccgcccatggggcccggtcgggcaaagcccgaaaaggagatgtgggtcccccttcccatgggctcaccacctgtgggaggggccaaaggggtcgggtgcagtgtgagctgggcggcggccaaaggcagggaccttggcggtctgatccccggctgcagaagctggctcttgggacatggaatgtcacctctctggctggaaaggagcccgagctggtgtgcgaggcagaaaagttccgactagatatagtcggacttgcctccacgcacagtttgggttccggttcaagccctctcgagaggggctggactctcttccactctggagttgcccacggtgagaggcgtcgagcaggtgtgggtatacttattgccccccggctgggcgcctgcacattggggttcaccccggtgaacgagagggtagcctccctccgccttcgggtggggggacgggtcctgactgttgtttgtgtctatgcaccaaacggcagttcagagtacccaccctttttggagtccctggaggaggtgctggagagcgctccttctggggactccatcgttctactgggtgacttcaatgctcacgtgggcaatgacagtgagacctggaagggcgtgattgggaggaacggcccccccgatctgaacccgagcggtgttctattgttggacttctgtgctcgacacggattttctataatgaacaccatgttcaaacataagggtgtccatgtgtgcacttggcaccaggacaccctaggccgcagttcgatgatcgactttgtagtcgtgtcatcggatttgcggccgcatgttttggacactcgggcgaagagaggggcggagctgtcaactgatcaccacctggtggtgggttggctccgatggtgggggaagatgccggtccgacctggcagacccaaacgttctgtgagggtctgctgggaacgtctggcggaatcccctgtcaggaagagcttcaactcccacctccggcagaacttttcccaggtcccgggggaggcgggggacattgagtccgagtggaccttgttccgcgcctccattgttgaggcggccgaccggagctgcggccgtaaggtcattggtgcctgtcgtggcggcaatccccgaacccgctggtggacaccggcggtaagggatgccgtcaagctgaagaaggagtcctatcgggccgttttggcctgcgggactcccgaggcagctgacaggtaccggatggccaagcggaacgcggcttcggcggttgctgaggcaaaaacccgggcgtgggaggtgtttggcgaggccatggagaatgacttccggacggcttcgaggaaattctggtccaccatccggcgtctcaggagggggaagcagtgcaacgtcaacactgtttacagtggagatggcgtgctgctgacctcgactagggacgtcgtgtgtcggtggggagaatacttcgaaaacctcctcaattccaccgacacgccttccattgtggaggcagggcctggggactctgaggcggactctccaatctctggggttgaagtcactgaggtagttaaaaaactcctcggtggcaaggccccgggggtggatgagatccgcccggatttcttaagggctctggatgttgtggg is a window of Syngnathus typhle isolate RoL2023-S1 ecotype Sweden linkage group LG1, RoL_Styp_1.0, whole genome shotgun sequence DNA encoding:
- the si:ch73-335m24.2 gene encoding protein eva-1 homolog C → MSKECEPPQGCWLFGGYISLNTVDKSVEGEDPEKGRGPLTERQDEITTKESTMTARRRFGWFLCFLALRINTAHSAPDFSLYLHNVLKNHTAHACEGDTLTIECPARTSVAVLSAFFGRRVPQHYLCPSQKTNLTEDVECSSPVAIKKVLAECQDERSCQISVLGPVFGHDPCPFTSKYLLVYYKCRPVHHRTRLVCENERLRLACKNDTVLAIYSATFGHLLHGSPLCPQGGGSLVDMECLSASALRRVSRRCHGRANCSVLADTQTFGDPCFPDTRKHLRVSYTCVPRYLLEDVGRGTTDPFMISDYTHGVPERVALYFVSGICAGLVFLLCLFGVRSTLVKDVKELVSDLHDELKASSREHKDLTEDLYDNDELSLSDASSFRRLTQSYHMRDMLAPATLTLEMMAQGAEHTTELPNGDIWPHPNTNPYAIHQITNYN